The genomic DNA GAGAGATATAATGATGCCTTGCATGAACTTCTAGGTGAGATATTGGGAAATCAGAAGACAGTAGCATTAATGTGCAGTGAGAAAGACTATAATAATTGTCATCGGAGATTTGTATCGGAAGATTTAGAGAAAATAATTTTAGATAATAGTTTGGATATAGAGATTGAGCACATAGTTGACGAGAGCGGGATTGATAAGACATTGGATCAATATACAAGTTAAAATTTCTATCTGATTATGCGATTCATTAATCTTATATACCCGTTGGTATTAATAAAAGATGATATCATGGGAAAAACTTATGATGTAGTAATTGAAATAGACGAAGATGGTTATTACGTTGGAAGTGTACCACTACTTCCTGGATGTCATACTCAAGCTAAATCTATTGACGAGCTTTTGATTAGAATTAAAGAAGCTATAGAACTTTACCTAGAAGTTAAGGAAGAGCAAAAAGAGGCTACTAAATTCTTGGGCATTCAGAGAGTCGAAGTAAATGTCTAAAAAGTTAGTTCCTTTAGCACCTGAAAAGATTATTAAGATTCTTGAGAAGTTTGGATTTAAACAATTAAGACAAAAAGGTAGTCATTTAATATTAGAGAATACAAAAGGAAAAATTGTAATCGTTCCTATACATGATAAAGAGATAGGAAAAGGTCTTCTAAGAAGAATTTTAAAAGAAGCAGAAATAGAGAAAGAAGAATTTTTAGATTTTTTATAGATCTTAATAATAGCTTCACTCCATTATGAAAACATCCTCTATCTTATCCTTACCAAGCGCTTTTGTGATTTTATAGGCAAGTTCCAGGGAAGGGTTGTACCTCCCCTGCTCCAAGGAGTTAATAGTCTGCCTTGTGACCTCTACTATTGCTGCAAGCTCTTCTTGGGTGATCTTCTGCTCCTTCCTGTACTCCCTTATTCTTGTTTCCATATT from Methanofastidiosum sp. includes the following:
- a CDS encoding type II toxin-antitoxin system HicB family antitoxin gives rise to the protein MGKTYDVVIEIDEDGYYVGSVPLLPGCHTQAKSIDELLIRIKEAIELYLEVKEEQKEATKFLGIQRVEVNV
- a CDS encoding type II toxin-antitoxin system HicA family toxin — protein: MSKKLVPLAPEKIIKILEKFGFKQLRQKGSHLILENTKGKIVIVPIHDKEIGKGLLRRILKEAEIEKEEFLDFL
- a CDS encoding helix-turn-helix transcriptional regulator: METRIREYRKEQKITQEELAAIVEVTRQTINSLEQGRYNPSLELAYKITKALGKDKIEDVFIME